In Caldicoprobacter guelmensis, the genomic stretch AAAAGCAAATAAAACCCGCATTAATCTACTTGCTTGCTAACTAAAATAACAAATCGGATTTTCAACTCAATATATTAATGCTATAATTGGACTGGTACAATCACTAAACGACGGAAAGGATGAAGGCTATGGTGTTGCGCGTTATGATGGTGGACAGCAGCTATGAAGCAAGGCGAGATATCGACAGCAAAATAAAATGGGTGGAAAATGACTTTGAGCTGGTAGGCGAAGCCAATAACGGCGAAGAGGCATTGGCTCTACTGCCGCATGTATCACCCCATGTAATATTTACCGAAATACGCATGCCCAAGATGGATGGCATAACCTTTATAGAAACGGCAAAAAAAAGATGGCCCGATATAAAATACGTGATCGTAAGCAACTATGACAACTTCGAGTATCTCCGTCAGGCCATGAGAGTAGGCGCCTATGATTATATCCTTAAACCGGTCAAGGTGGAGGAAATAAATCAGGTACTGTTGCGTGCCAAATTCGAAATTGAGACAGGGATACGCAAATTTTTTTAGCAAAAGCCACCTTTCATATAAGGTGGCTTTATTTCACATTAACTGTTACCTCCGCAGGCCTAACCTCTACCAAATGAGTCCCTGAAGGTATATCCACCATTACTTTTAGCCTGTGCTCTCCTCTAGATATATTAGCAAGGTCTACATAAGCCCTTACACTGTTTTCATCGACGCTGTTTATTACAGTCGCTGGTCCGCTAATGACTATTTCAGCACTTGTAGGCTCCAGTTCAACCTCACTCCCTTCTGGCGTATTTATTATTTGAATATTATCAACAGTTAAACTTCGCTGGATGTCTTTCTCCCTAATTCGCACTATGACCTCCACTTCGTTTGGATTGGAAGGCGCTATAGTAATACCCTCGTACTTTTGAAGCTTTAAAGTCTGCTTTACATCAGCAGTAGCTCCTTCTATATCTAAAACTTGGGTGCTTATAGAATCTATTTTATCGAGAATAGATTTTTCTCCGCTCACAGTTACCTCTTGAGGATAAACCTCTACACTTACTATTTCATAATTATCATTAGGAACACCAGCAATATTCGGCTTTATTGGTAAAACTTTAGTGGGATAGACTGGCACTACCACTGTTACGTATCTGGGATTAATATTAATGTATTTTGACTCGATGGTTCGACCTTCCTCATCCATTAACAAAACTGGCAGCGAGTATTCAACAGTAGAAGATACTTCTGAAAGTTTCAAGGATACCATTGCCCTGTAAATACGTTTGATAAGGCTCTCAGGCCCCGTTACCTTCACGGTATTTGTAGGCTTCATGCTGTGAGAAAAAGCTAGATACCCTTTAGCCTCTTTTATATCAATATCAGTCGTAATGACGACGTCTTTGTAAACCAGATAGTCAGCCTTAACAATGACATCAGGCTTTCGCCTCAAGGTAACACCTGAGGGAAGCCCCTTTATATCTATAAGTAATCTATACTCTCCTGGTTCGTTAACCTCAGACAAATCCAAAACACCTTGTAGCTGTTCGGCGTTTATCCTCTCTAAATCCCGTACCCTTCCTCTTACTGAAATATTCACTCCGCTTGGTATATCATATACCAGGGTAAGCCCTTTTTCTTTAAACTTGTCCTCGTTTACTATTTTAACTGGAACACTGTCATAGTTTCTAGTAACTTCAGGGTTCTGTTCCCTTATAGCTATAAGCCACAATATAATGGCTATGATAACCGAGATCAGTTTCAAAGCAAAATTCTTGCCAAGTTTGCTATGCATCCTTTGCCCTCCGCTTTATCAAACTAAATGGTTTTACTTCTTTCTCTTTTATATATATCTTCTCAAGGATGCTACGCAATCCTTCAGCGTCCAAATATCTGGTCAATTTTCCATCACTGGCAATTGAGACGATACCCGTCTCCTCAGATACTATTATAGCCAATGCATCAGAGGCTTCAGAAATTCCTAATGCCGCTCTATGGCGCGTCCCCAGCTGTTTGCTCAAATTGGGGTTTTCGGTAAGTGGCAAAAAACACCCTGCGGCCACTATACGCGACTCCCTTATTATAACGGCACCATCATGCAGGGGTGTATTGGGTACAAAGATGTTTTCCAACAGCTCCCTGGTCAGCCTGGCATCCAAACGAATCCCCGTCTCCACCACGTCATTTAAACCCGTTTTCCTCTCGATAACGATTAAGGCACCAACATGATTTGACGACAAATTCTGGACAGCTCCTACTATATTTTCTATCACTTCGGTCACATCCTCATCATTTTGAGTAAACATCACCTTATCAAATATTCTCCCTCTGCCTATCTGCTCTAAAGCTCTTCTAAGTTCAGGTTGAAAAACTATAAGCAAAGCTATGACTCCAAGCTGTGCAGTATTCCGAAGAATCATATATACCGTACTGAGATTCAGAATATTACTCAACCAGGTAGCAAACAATAGTATTGCCAATCCTTTTAAGACCTGCTCCGCTCGCGTCTCGCGTATAAGCAGCATAAGCTTATATAAGGCATATGCCACAATAGCTATATCCACAACATGGCGTATGATATCAGGGAATTGAAAGTACGGTTTCATATAGGATATAAGGTTTGAAAGCCAGGCCCACATATTTCCACCCCTCGCAATTTGCGCCGTTTCCCCACAACATTTATTATACAACAAATAGCATGAATTTTAAAATAAGCGCTAACAATATGGTACTCCCTAATGAGTCAAATTTCATATGACGATTGGGATGGTGGTCCCACAATTGATGCATCTATTGTCCTTTAATCCTATCACCCTTATCACGTATCCACGGTCCACTATTTTCTGCCTACATTGAGGGCAATAGGTGTTGTTATCTGCTCCTACCACATTGCCCACATAGACAAAGTTTAAATATTCTCTAGCCATATCTCTCAACCTGTAAAGAGTGGCAACAGGAGTAGGCGGAAGCTGCATGCGATAATTGGGATAATACCGTGAAAGGTGCAGCGGAATGTTTCTGTCAATTTCGCTCAACCAGCGCGCTAGCTCATTTATTTCCTCTTTGTCGTCATTGAGTCCCCCGATAATCAGGGTGGTTATTTCAACGTGGGCCTTCTTAGCAGCATGTTCCACCACTTTTTTAACAGCAGACAGGTCTCCCCCACATATTTCCCTATAAAACCGATCATTAAACGCCTTCACATCTATGTTAAAAGCATCGACATATGGGAGTAAATACTTCAAAGGTTCAATCTGGATAAAGCCATTGGTGACCAGTACCACCTTCAAATCCTTTTGTTTGCAAAGCTGCGCCGTATCCAAGATATACTCGTACCATATAACGGGTTCGTTATAAGTAAAAGCAATGCCTACACTATCATGGGCAATTGCCATTTCAACCAATTTTTCGGGCTCCACAACAGTGGTGGATTGTTCCCTGTGGGCAATATGCCAGTTTTGGCAAAATGAGCAGCGCAGATTGCACCACAATCCACCC encodes the following:
- the cdaA gene encoding diadenylate cyclase CdaA encodes the protein MKPYFQFPDIIRHVVDIAIVAYALYKLMLLIRETRAEQVLKGLAILLFATWLSNILNLSTVYMILRNTAQLGVIALLIVFQPELRRALEQIGRGRIFDKVMFTQNDEDVTEVIENIVGAVQNLSSNHVGALIVIERKTGLNDVVETGIRLDARLTRELLENIFVPNTPLHDGAVIIRESRIVAAGCFLPLTENPNLSKQLGTRHRAALGISEASDALAIIVSEETGIVSIASDGKLTRYLDAEGLRSILEKIYIKEKEVKPFSLIKRRAKDA
- the amrS gene encoding AmmeMemoRadiSam system radical SAM enzyme; translation: MREALFYVKEGDRVKCSLCPHECLISEGKAGFCRQRKHINGKLMAEGYARVSSIAMDPIEKKPLYHFYPGSFILSVGGLWCNLRCSFCQNWHIAHREQSTTVVEPEKLVEMAIAHDSVGIAFTYNEPVIWYEYILDTAQLCKQKDLKVVLVTNGFIQIEPLKYLLPYVDAFNIDVKAFNDRFYREICGGDLSAVKKVVEHAAKKAHVEITTLIIGGLNDDKEEINELARWLSEIDRNIPLHLSRYYPNYRMQLPPTPVATLYRLRDMAREYLNFVYVGNVVGADNNTYCPQCRQKIVDRGYVIRVIGLKDNRCINCGTTIPIVI
- a CDS encoding response regulator — translated: MVLRVMMVDSSYEARRDIDSKIKWVENDFELVGEANNGEEALALLPHVSPHVIFTEIRMPKMDGITFIETAKKRWPDIKYVIVSNYDNFEYLRQAMRVGAYDYILKPVKVEEINQVLLRAKFEIETGIRKFF
- a CDS encoding CdaR family protein; translation: MHSKLGKNFALKLISVIIAIILWLIAIREQNPEVTRNYDSVPVKIVNEDKFKEKGLTLVYDIPSGVNISVRGRVRDLERINAEQLQGVLDLSEVNEPGEYRLLIDIKGLPSGVTLRRKPDVIVKADYLVYKDVVITTDIDIKEAKGYLAFSHSMKPTNTVKVTGPESLIKRIYRAMVSLKLSEVSSTVEYSLPVLLMDEEGRTIESKYININPRYVTVVVPVYPTKVLPIKPNIAGVPNDNYEIVSVEVYPQEVTVSGEKSILDKIDSISTQVLDIEGATADVKQTLKLQKYEGITIAPSNPNEVEVIVRIREKDIQRSLTVDNIQIINTPEGSEVELEPTSAEIVISGPATVINSVDENSVRAYVDLANISRGEHRLKVMVDIPSGTHLVEVRPAEVTVNVK